One Leopardus geoffroyi isolate Oge1 chromosome E1, O.geoffroyi_Oge1_pat1.0, whole genome shotgun sequence genomic window, TGCCCCAGGAAAGCTGATGTGCAGGCAGGGCATGGGGCTCCCTTTCCGAACCTGGGCCGTTTATTACAAAAACACCTACCATTCCGGCCCAGCAGGCTCGGGAGCCGGCAGCCAGACACCCAAGGGACCGCAGGCTCTGCACAATTGAGACCAGGCCTATTTGTCTGGGCTCGCTACCAATTCATCCTTTTGCTCCAGACGGCAGACTGCCCCGTAAACGACACTGTGTACCCAACACCATTTTGCCACCCGGCATTCGAATGAGTGATTAGTACTTCTAGGCTCCTCGGAGTTACGGTTTTTCAAACTCTTTGTGGATGATGGACGGTCCATTTTGAAAGCTTTTCAAAGCTCTGAATCTCCCTTATAATAAATAGCCCAGTCACTCCCTTTGAGCTCTGGACACCTCCGCATGCACCCCTTCATTATTCTCTGGTATCAGCTCTTCCTGGTAGAGCCTTTAAAACTAGGTTGCTTCTTGAAGATGGACCCTTCAGAAAGAAGTACCATGTAGCTCTTCAGGGAGGACTGAGCAGGTCTTAGGAAGGCTGCGGTTAAGGCGGGGAACCCAGTGTCTTTGTGGAAAGGCCGATGTTTCATTTATCCGAAACCTTACGGGGATATGGAGGATGGTGTGCAATCTGCCCTTTGCTGTGAGGGGGACACGGGACCTGACTGCTATGGAATGGGAACACTGAGACGGGCGCCGAGGGGAGGGTGCTTCCTCAGCCTAGGGcagtgggcttgaactcagggtccGCCTCGGGAACAGCTCAGGTGCCGGATGTTCATTTGCGTGTCCTTCAAAATCAAAAGCTCTGGACAGGGGATCCCAGGCCTCAGTTCTCCACGTGGACCCAAACGGAAACCCAGTGACCTCTGGACCTCGTCACCTGATCCTACCACGTGGCCCGAGCAGCATTCAGCTGTGCTGGCCTTGAGAACGAGGCCGCCGTCAGAGGTGAACCGCTCTGGGAAGGATCTGGGCCTGCCTTGTTCCGAGGCCCGTCCTTGCTGTGGATGGCGACACCAGGTGCCCACCGCTGCCCCGGGCGAGCTACCACCCAGAGCAGACTGTGGGCAGCAGCTGGGCAGTCATGGAAAGAGAAGACACCCGAAGTTGAAATTCTCATAATTTTAATGGTCAATAGCTTCTGGTTGGCTCTGGATGGTACAGTTAAACAATATACTTAAagacctccccccgccccccgcaagcGCATTCACATCCCCTCGGCAGCCGTGCCGCCAACGCGCACCGCCCGGTCTTCCCAGACTTCCACCGCTCGGACCCCCTGCGGGTTATGGAAATCCACATCTTAGTGTAAGGAGTTGAAAAACCCTTGGTACGCCTGTGacctgtgttatttttttaaaataacagatattAAACCAAACACCTTCCCAGGCTCCGCCGCCGCCTCACAGAGCAAAAACCTGTTACTGTGGCAAATCTGAACACTCTGTGGTCTCTCGTGGGCCGGGCCGATTGCTTCTCTCCCTGTTCTACTGAAATCATACGGCATAGAGTTCGTAAATCTTCTTTACACAGTACACCAGGGCGGCGAGTGCTATCGTGTTGTGCAGTCTCTTTCTGTGCAGGTCGTCCTTCCGGACCAGCACCACCGGGGTGGACGAAGTGAGTGTGTGCAGGGGCAGGCGGGACAGTTTATAGGCGTCGTACTCCACTTGGTACTTGCAGCAAGGGTCAAACTGCCAGGAGATGCCGTAGAGGGTGCAGCAGGCCAGGCTGAGCACGCCTGCGGGCAGGGAGATGTAGTGGGAGTAATCTAAGGGCAGCGCCAACGGGGTGAAGAGGCAGGCGGTGCCCGCCAGCACTGTGGTCTTGTGCAGGCAGTTGCCCACGGTGATCCAGCGGGCAGTCTCGTCGCCAATGCGCGTGGGCTCGATCACGATGTACTTGTACTGGGCTTCCAGGGCCTGCTCCAGCTCGTACTCAAACTGGTCTTGGGCGTTCTCCCCATTGTAGATCTCGTGCACGATGTAACAGTCTGTGGCCGACAAGCTCACccttggagtgggggtggggtgggggggggagagagaggagatagtTAGGCTGAGGGGCACACGCACCACGCTTCGGCGCTGAGACGCCGCGAGAGGTTCGTGACTCAAGTCTGGGCCTGGcgctcagcagagagcctgagctCCTGAGGGCACCACATCTCACTTAGGAGTTAATCCTCCCTGGAACCCAATATGTAAGACaggaaagattttattgtttttctgagaGAATGATTACTAGTGAAATGTagaaaagacacaggaaagaaGGGGTACCCAGCTCTCCAGAAGATGACAGCCTATGATGTGTACTGGGCTCGGAAGATAGCTTGAGGCAGCGGACAGATCCAAGTTCCCTAAGGAGCcccaaggaagaaagaatggtTTCAGCCCGGATTCTTATCAACACAGAGGCCCAAGGTCGGCAGAGTGACACGTGCTCTTGGTTAATCACGGCGATTGCAGGAGGAGGCTTCTTTGATGGAAACCAACAGACCTGAGACGGACAATGCCAAACACTCTGCCCTTTGCAAAGTTTAGAAGGAGTCAGCCTTGCCCTGCGGGacaaaagatagatagatagggtcGCCTTCGCCTTGGATGATGGAGCACAAAACTCCTCCGGCCGTCAACAGAGGACAAGCTGCACAAAGCCCCCACGGCCCTTCCCAAAGCCAGCAGCCTCAAGAACAGCAGTGACTCTGAAATTTAGTGTACGGATGACACAAAGGGCCCCGGAGGTTCTGGCCCATTCTGACCCTGGTCCTCCAGGACTCTGTAGGTGTTTACTGCCAGTAAATCCTCCTCTCGTTCGTATAAGAAGCACTTCACAAAGACCCACTTCAAGTGGCTGAGCTGATCCGACGTCCCCCTGGGACTAGGGACGGGCGGCCTGACCCTCACCAGCGGAAGACAAATCTGGACGCTTACAGACAACTCAGCTCTGGGTCAAGGCCAGATAGCTGGCTGTGACCGTGGGCCACGGGGCACCGCAGGCAGTTTCGGGATCCTATGTGAGGTCCCTCCAGTGCAGACTTTGCATCCAAAGCAGAGTCTTTCCACACCCCCTGA contains:
- the TMEM11 gene encoding transmembrane protein 11, mitochondrial isoform X2, which translates into the protein MLRVSLSATDCYIVHEIYNGENAQDQFEYELEQALEAQYKYIVIEPTRIGDETARWITVGNCLHKTTVLAGTACLFTPLALPLDYSHYISLPAGVLSLACCTLYGISWQFDPCCKYQVEYDAYKLSRLPLHTLTSSTPVVLVRKDDLHRKRLHNTIALAALVYCVKKIYELYAV
- the TMEM11 gene encoding transmembrane protein 11, mitochondrial isoform X1 — translated: MAAWGRRRLGPGSSGGSARERVSLSATDCYIVHEIYNGENAQDQFEYELEQALEAQYKYIVIEPTRIGDETARWITVGNCLHKTTVLAGTACLFTPLALPLDYSHYISLPAGVLSLACCTLYGISWQFDPCCKYQVEYDAYKLSRLPLHTLTSSTPVVLVRKDDLHRKRLHNTIALAALVYCVKKIYELYAV